One part of the Vogesella sp. LIG4 genome encodes these proteins:
- a CDS encoding glycosyltransferase family 1 protein, with product MRVMIVSDAWLPQVNGVVRSLLETIRELRALGHEVALITPLGGEHDDGDGFATMPLPSYPDIRISLFPYRKVAQRLAAFDAHAVHIATEGPLGWAARRWCLRHDQPFSTAYHTRFPEYVAARTRLPLAISYAFMRRFHAPAAAVMAPTPSIVRALRQRGFNNVVLWGRGVDTSLFSPGERDRLETAPPRFVYIGRVAVEKNIEAFLQLDLPGSKWVVGEGPQLEELRQRYPAVHFAGVFPQHELARFYRAADVFVFPSLTDTFGLVLLEAMACGTPVAAYPVAGPLDVVGDSGGGVLHNDLHSACLQALRLDRDHVRQVAERFSWAAATRQFAANLNPRTETPHAPRLNAAPRS from the coding sequence ATGCGCGTAATGATCGTAAGCGATGCCTGGCTGCCACAAGTCAACGGCGTGGTGCGCAGCCTGCTGGAAACCATACGCGAGCTGCGTGCCCTGGGCCACGAAGTGGCGCTGATCACCCCGCTGGGCGGCGAGCACGATGATGGCGACGGCTTTGCCACCATGCCGCTACCCAGCTACCCGGACATCCGCATCTCACTGTTCCCCTACCGCAAGGTGGCGCAAAGGTTGGCCGCATTCGATGCGCACGCGGTGCACATCGCCACCGAAGGCCCGCTTGGCTGGGCGGCACGCCGCTGGTGCCTGCGCCACGACCAGCCGTTCAGCACCGCCTATCACACCCGTTTTCCGGAATACGTTGCCGCCCGCACGCGGCTGCCGCTGGCCATCAGCTACGCCTTCATGCGCCGCTTCCACGCCCCGGCCGCCGCGGTGATGGCGCCCACGCCCAGCATCGTGCGCGCGCTGCGCCAGCGCGGTTTCAACAATGTGGTGCTGTGGGGGCGCGGTGTGGATACCTCGCTGTTCAGCCCTGGCGAGCGCGACCGGCTGGAAACCGCGCCGCCACGCTTCGTCTACATCGGCCGCGTGGCGGTGGAAAAGAATATCGAAGCCTTCCTGCAGCTGGACCTGCCCGGCAGCAAGTGGGTGGTGGGCGAAGGCCCGCAGCTGGAAGAATTGCGCCAGCGCTACCCGGCAGTGCACTTTGCCGGCGTGTTTCCGCAGCACGAACTGGCGCGCTTCTACCGCGCGGCGGACGTGTTCGTGTTCCCCAGCCTTACCGACACCTTCGGCCTGGTGCTGCTGGAGGCCATGGCCTGCGGCACGCCGGTAGCGGCCTACCCGGTGGCAGGCCCGCTGGACGTGGTGGGCGACAGCGGCGGCGGCGTGCTGCACAACGACCTGCACAGCGCCTGCCTGCAGGCGCTGCGGCTGGATCGCGACCACGTACGCCAGGTGGCGGAGCGCTTCTCCTGGGCCGCCGCCACCCGCCAGTTTGCGGCCAACCTCAACCCGCGCACCGAAACACCGCATGCCCCCCGGCTGAACGCCGCCCCGCGCAGCTAA
- a CDS encoding UDP-2,3-diacylglucosamine diphosphatase — protein MSHRYRTIWLSDIHLGTSGCQAAFLLDFLKHNESDTLYLVGDIIDGWQLKKSWYWKQAHNDVVQKVLRKARKGTRVVYVPGNHDEAARQYTGLDFGGIAIRGEAEHHTADGKRLLIIHGDEFDGVIQHVKWLAYLGDSLYTVILELNRHVNWLRQKLGRPYWSLSQYLKHKVKNAVNFISDFEHILAAEARRRGFDGVICGHIHKAEVKDIDGIVYGNCGDWVESLSALVEHHDGRLEVLYWTHLAAQSSSATMPQPVADIDIAADPLSAHSSEEHSACA, from the coding sequence ATGAGCCACCGCTACCGCACCATCTGGCTATCCGATATCCACCTTGGCACCAGCGGCTGCCAGGCCGCCTTTCTGCTGGATTTCCTCAAGCACAACGAGTCGGACACCCTGTACCTGGTGGGCGACATCATCGATGGCTGGCAGCTGAAGAAATCCTGGTACTGGAAGCAGGCACACAACGATGTGGTGCAGAAAGTGCTGCGCAAGGCGCGCAAGGGCACCCGCGTGGTGTACGTGCCGGGCAACCACGACGAAGCAGCCCGCCAGTATACCGGACTGGATTTCGGCGGTATCGCCATTCGTGGCGAGGCCGAGCACCACACCGCCGACGGCAAGCGCCTGCTGATCATCCACGGCGACGAATTCGACGGCGTGATCCAGCATGTGAAGTGGCTGGCCTACCTGGGCGACAGCCTGTACACCGTGATCCTGGAGCTGAACCGCCACGTCAACTGGCTGCGGCAGAAGCTGGGGCGGCCGTACTGGTCGCTGTCGCAGTACCTGAAGCACAAGGTGAAGAACGCGGTGAACTTCATCAGCGATTTCGAGCACATCCTGGCGGCCGAGGCGCGCCGCCGCGGCTTTGACGGCGTGATCTGCGGCCACATCCACAAGGCCGAAGTGAAGGATATCGACGGCATCGTCTACGGCAACTGTGGCGACTGGGTGGAAAGCCTGTCGGCGCTGGTGGAACACCACGACGGCCGGCTGGAGGTGCTGTACTGGACGCACCTTGCCGCCCAGAGCAGCAGCGCGACCATGCCGCAGCCGGTGGCGGATATCGATATCGCCGCCGACCCGCTGTCGGCGCACAGCAGCGAGGAGCACAGCGCATGCGCGTAA